One Rattus rattus isolate New Zealand chromosome 12, Rrattus_CSIRO_v1, whole genome shotgun sequence genomic window carries:
- the Pnp gene encoding purine nucleoside phosphorylase: protein MENEFTYEDYQSTAEWLRSHTKHRPQVAVICGSGLGGLTSKLTQPQAFDYNEIPNFPQSTVQGHAGRLVFGFLNGRSCVMMQGRFHMYEGYSLSKVTFPVRVFHLLGVDTLVVTNAAGGLNPNFEVGDIMLIRDHINLPGFCGQNPLRGPNDERFGVRFPAMSDAYDREMRQKAFNAWKQMGEQRQLQEGTYIMLAGPTFETVAESCLLRMLGADAVGMSTVPEVIVARHCGLRVFGFSLITNKVVMDYKNLEKANHQEVLEAGKAAAQKLEQFVSILMESIPPREHAN, encoded by the exons GTTCACATACGAAGATTATCAGAGCACCGCCGAGTGGCTTCGGTCTCACACGAAACATCGACCTCAAGTGGCAGTGATCTGTGGTTCCGGCTTAGGAGGGCTGACCTCTAAATTAACTCAGCCTCAGGCCTTTGACTACAATGAGATACCCAACTTTCCCCAAAGCACAG TGCAAGGTCATGCGGGTCGACTGGTATTTGGATTCCTGAATGGCAGATCCTGTGTGATGATGCAGGGCCGGTTCCACATGTATGAAGGGTACTCTCTGTCAAAG GTGACATTCCCAGTGAGAGTTTTCCACCTTCTGGGTGTGGACACTTTGGTGGTTACCAATGCTGCTGGAGGACTCAACCCCAATTTTGAAGTTGGAGATATCATGCTGATCCGTGACCACATCAACCTGCCTGGGTTCTGTGGCCAGAACCCTCTCCGAGGCCCCAACGATGAAAG GTTTGGAGTTCGTTTTCCTGCCATGTCTGATGCTTATGACCGGGAGATGAGGCAGAAGGCTTTCAATGCCTGGAAACAAATGGGGGAGCAACGACAACTACAAGAAGGCACCTACATAATGTTGGCAGGTCCCACCTTTGAGACTGTGGCAGAGAGCTGTCTGCTAAGGATGCTGGGAGCAGATGCTGTTG GCATGAGCACAGTCCCAGAAGTTATCGTCGCGAGACACTGTGGGCTCCGTGTCTTTGGTTTCTCACTCATTACTAACAAGGTTGTCATGGACTACAAGAACTTGGAGAAGGCCAATCACCAAgaagttctggaggctgggaaagcAGCTGCACAGAAATTGGAACAGTTTGTCTCCATTCTTATGGAGAGCATTCCACCCCGTGAGCATGCCAACTGA